The following proteins come from a genomic window of Takifugu rubripes chromosome 11, fTakRub1.2, whole genome shotgun sequence:
- the urb1 gene encoding nucleolar pre-ribosomal-associated protein 1: MGKKRISGDSGGSTPPEKIQKVMEFSGIAFKTMLKEPTSAMKGLEAFISAAKKLPSSDLYDVVEGYIKISMECTEIFKLLEGEKHLETELILIFESLEMILLRTASDLSHFSMVGNAVVKKTVSSYMKLLQSSLHSSNHRFVRQCLSFLTALVSQGPEAAREVLSCIHINKSLSGLAKRKDKKGRPDVRMAFVQFVLSFLVSGDNATIGQVLEFKELLPEILCTGIKEDRMSIVNLILSTLKTRVVLNKAISKTQKINFFTPALLANVASLYKWNGLVDLITDDNMEEGSDHAGISAVRDLVHSFLTDLCSSRKHGISFHDASYGTAGRSGNIVLLKFLVGLKQATEDALVADLVVSVLKVCPDILARYFQETQYSYTPRCKSAWQENVQLLKKIYDAQPEISTIFQTAEVIPLQRLLSMILVVSLPPVCNKPFFTQGLNLANTAVQLTTLSMINFILKRAIKNIEYLLEKSEWHNSKGYTHDMTEELLQLYREALSKILPDITSVIAKWQSLSKKEKMNEEGKNIPTEGSVTQTDDKKENPAAETAEVILLKALILQVLCLYQKVVPHVVSQCKFDFSKLFKGIVSDKGMREEVPPVLQYQILQLALELPASKFSWFRIQDVADSESSGEKSVLYLLLKMFVSSGSSHLKTSTRSLILKVLKDSGVFEYTWTELEIWLNQLARVDPNQQETVIQFLERVLGKLVNSSYTYTDKVASLVQEAAYLQDNLSSQEGETASTPVSHIDDIINMLDVIMESAEGEMQEFGPSLSEELILQTFPFSVLVPAALEARNKLPGNKEVVFEYVSAVLCDVLHCQREPLPLCLALLQYDKELVSSQPSASPHPSIISLNEYYSKWLPRQCQEPLFKSSEGCSRELSSPSSFNALMKAAYSQGMSTLLEDAFRKKVEETLSSISMAEYPVAVKQILLYINSTLENVGTFPKEIGIMPVRTLMGILLDLVTSLKDHQESTNSVPTAEMPHEGSELFLEINQSSAEEANKEQILLSVLGSIFKHPCLKQWFLALELSALPPHTLKPVRLKHLCTQLNEDILALLKTSAPILHDLAQLDLVCSYMEAIEKSVLKEVMEKSSEGAKKESKPFQALLSLHCYLDSFKLNEVVSKLLLLPKQSLILPMSKATQAELSVYGHAAVQILTQSKANSSLDRSIFLSQAHLHGLGTLFLSCSSPTLEAFLLQTLSDEPGSAKLITTDVLLHCFQYPSHNTLAIGSLLLQNCSTHLLCFEMWCLEPSNMEKLLDNMETFLPLIVVYLQMASKEDPARPKDVQKQVLKALNEGLLLNLSKCVLGNMTENSRPQQTEALSSLIKLSANTDDIRKLINNLLSALQNVESFERWKLIDVISEKLADFPEEKETWRKSVITAAIKCLTASYSNYKDQATSPEQERTVSERLCQHFSSSEDIAASEWNSFVKNGLKYRFKDHHFLNTLRSLLEVIYTDSKDQKDLISLSTIHMMTSTHSLFLPTMLDSGEEPTSKAKEALVSLLLCLVRKCPAVCNNNHFVVLMGAYGVTLSTLDQKLLLLLQDYEKNNVSLLKFQAFLWGPAAVEHHKTRKRLGASLWKQVGSDDMLALLNPDRMLQTVTHFPQRRKMMTQEDKELLHTNSAVKDLGNLYDPCFLLPLFSAILRPECVIDCLKFVSCHAMGVTVMALSSYDPKVRAAAYHVLSCFYQHLEGSQFREKRQLLYLMDTMKNGIRQTNQRLPFVLTTYVAKVAQQMLKPEDHMYVVLNRFLLSHQSLDFRRVPEFFKLFYGFDLEHKMEREWILHVLEEGMSDGQCFDLCDKQGIFQILLGFSSSPLCDEHCQAQIMKVLLRAAHVTRAAHNLTKSCGLLTWIIQMAERNTVDQQLLSVIIDLLHALWFTILGQNEKQMTAAEKRQSSVKCLPLPLINDFLCVALTISRHLRLRVRPGQLCLFLQTLCSVLKYGRTAFSLNTEAGRFTLPPQPLSCSQVLSLLHCWASLAHDTVLLTQLHELSEKHKLNKLFGKDKIQAKSHLSKARSPRQSLAEDSEIEKQESSPLMECKSYLCSIFVHWEPLIPVSEPQLVNSPQGLAPSPLANDTAQLLSKWCLRCLVEEPYDENRTKEFLFWAKKIVLEDKEIMNSLLDDSGWRANLLRLHHHTDVYCHSSVPSRVETLQIFTDIMICLLEAKGNLPVLHHAVVSACLSKSKQDQSRYEAGLFLFSLYISEMWSGATSAQMFLSHASLVARTKCKIKKTSQSAVTQIAIKAVCDDIITSTS; the protein is encoded by the exons ATGGGTAAAAAGCGAATCAGCGGTGACTCTGGGGGGTCAACACCCCCtgagaaaatacaaaaagtTATGGAATTTAGTGGAATTGCATTTAAAACCATGCTGAAGGAGCCCACTTCAGCCATGAAAG GACTGGAAGCGTTCATATCAGCTGCGAAGAAGCTTCCATCATCTGACTTGTACGATGTGGTTGAGGGTTACATTAAAATATCAATGGAGTGTACAGAAATATTCAAATTGCTAGAGGGAGAAAAACATTTAGAGACAGAG TTGATTCTGATCTTTGAAAGCCTGGAGATGATACTTCTAAGGACAGCAAGTGACCTTTCCCACTTCAGCATGGTGGGAAATGCAGTTGTCAAGAAAACTGTATCCAGTTACATGAAACTTCTGCAGTCGTCTCTCCATTCAAGCAATCACAG GTTTGTTCGCCAGTGCCTCAGTTTCCTGACTGCTTTGGTGTCTCAGGGTCCAGAGGCCGCTAGAGAGGTCCTGAGTTGCATTCATATCAATAAATCTCTATCAGGATTGGCAAAGAGAAAGGACAAGAAG GGAAGACCTGATGTACGCATGGCTTTTGTCCAGTTTGTGCTATCTTTTTTGGTGTCTGGAGATAATGCCACCATTGGACAAGTATTAGAATTCAAAG AACTCCTGCCGGAGATTTTATGCACAGGTATAAAGGAAGACAGGATGTCTATCGTAAATCTTATTTTGTCCACACTGAAAACCAGA GTTGTGCTAAATAAGGCCATAAGCAAAACCCAGAAAATAAATTTTTTCACACCGGCTCTATTGGCCAATGTAGCATCCTTGTATAAATGGAATGGCCTTGTGGATTTAATTACTGATGACAAC ATGGAGGAAGGCTCTGATCATGCTGGGATATCGGCTGTACGGGATCTTGTTCACAGTTTCCTAACTGACCTCTGTAGCTCTCGCAAACATGGTATCAGTTTCCATGACGCCAGCTATGGCACAGCTGGCAG GTCTGGCAACATTGTCTTGCTCAAGTTCCTGGTTGGGCTGAAGCAGGCCACCGAAGATGCATTAGTGGCAGACCTGGTGGTCAGTGTACTGAAGGTTTGCCCTGATATTCTGGCCAGATACTTCCAGGAAACTCAGTATTCGTACACACCCCGCTGCAAGAGTGCATGGCAGGAAAATGTCCAGTTACTCAAAAAA ATCTATGATGCCCAGCCAGAGATTTCCACCATTTTTCAAACTGCTGAGGTCATTCCTCTCCAACGTTTGCTTTCCATGATCCTGGTGGTgtctcttcctccagtctgcAACAAGCCCTTCTTCACTCAGGGGCTCAAT CTAGCTAACACCGCAGTGCAGCTCACAACCCTTTCCATGATAAACTTCATCTTGAAACGAGCTATAAAGAATATAGAGTACCTCTTGGAGAAATCTGAATGGCATAACTCAAAAGGATACACACATGACATGACAGAGGAACTTCTGCAGCTGTACAGGGAGGCCCTCAGCAAG ATTTTGCCTGATATAACAAGTGTAATTGCGAAGTGGCAGTCCCTTAGTAAGAAGGAAAAGATGaatgaagaaggaaaaaatataCCAACTGAAGGAAGTGTCACACAGACagatgacaaaaaagaaaatcctg CTGCGGAGACAGCAGAGGTTATCCTTTTGAAAGCTCTGATTCTCCAGGTCCTGTGTCTTTACCAGAAAGTGGTGCCACATGTGGTCAGCCAGTGCAAATTTGATTTCAGCAAACTCTTcaaag GTATCGTGTCAGACAAAGGAATGCGGGAAGAAGTTCCCCCAGTTTTACAGTATCAGATACTGCAGTTAGCATTAGAGCTCCCTGCAAGCAAGTTTTCATGGTTCCGGATACAG GATGTTGCCGATTCAGAGTCATCTGGGGAGAAATCTGTACTTTACCTGCTTCTGAAGATGTTTgtcagcagcggcagcagccatTTGAAAACTTCCACACGCTCACTAATTCTAAAA GTGCTAAAGGACAGTGGGGTGTTTGAGTATACCTGGACAGAGCTGGAGATATGGCTCAATCAGTTGGCAAGAGTAGATCCAAACCAACAAGAAACAGTGATTCAGTTCTTGGAGAGG GTTTTGGGGAAGCTTGTGAACAGTTCTTACACGTACACAGATAAGGTTGCCAGCCTTGTGCAGGAGGCAGCTTACCTGCAAGATAACCTGAGTAGCCAAGAGGGCGAGACTGCCAGTACCCCAGTCTCACACATAGATG ACATCATAAACATGCTGGACGTCATTATGGAGAGTGCTGAAGGGGAGATGCAGGAATTTGGGCCGTCTCTGAGCGAAGAGCTGATTCTTCAAACCTTCCCTTTCAGTGTGCTTGTACCTGCTGCTCTGGAGGCCAGAAACAAACTGCCAGGCAACAAGG aagTGGTGTTTGAATATGTGTCAGCAGTTCTTTGTGATGTGCTGCACTGCCAGAGGgaacctcttcctctctgtttggcTCTGCTACAATATGACAAAGAGCTggtttcttcacagccttctgcttctcctcatccatccatcataagCCTTAATGAGTATTACTCTAAGTGGCTTCCACGGCAGTGCCAGGAGCCGCTG TTCAAGTCGTCTGAAGGCTGCTCAAGGGAATTATCATCACCCTCTTCATTCAATGCTCTGATGAAAGCTGCTTATAGCCAGGGAATGAGCACTTTACTCGAGGATGCTTTCAGAAAGAAAGTGGAAGAAACTCTATCCTCCATTTCGATGGCAGAGTATCCAGTAGCGGTGAAACAGATCTTACTCTACATAAATTCAACTCTGGAAAATGTTGGCACT TTTCCCAAAGAAATAGGTATTATGCCTGTGAGGACCTTAATGGGGATACTCTTGGATCTGGTGACCAGTTTAAAAGATCACCAGGAGAGCACAAACTCTGTGCCAACAGCTGAGATGCCCCATGAAGGTTCAGAGCTCTTCCTAGAAATCAACCAATCATCAGCAGAAGAAGCTAACAAAGAGCAG ATCCTTCTTTCTGTACTTGGCTCCATCTTCAAGCATCCATGTTTGAAGCAGTGGTTTCTGGCCCTGGAGTTGTCTGCTTTGCCCCCTCACACGCTGAAACCTGTCAGATTGAAACATCTATGCACCCAGTTGAATGAGGACATTCTGGCCTTGTTGAAGACCAGTGCTCCCATTCTCCATGATCTGGCTCAATTGGACCTTGTTTGTAGCTACATGGAGGCTATAGAAAAGTCAGTGCTTAAGGAAGTGATGGAAAAGTCATCCGAGGGGGCAAAGAAAGAGTCTAAACCTTTCCAAGCCCTCTTGTCTTTGCATTGTTACTTGGACTCTTTTAAGCTGAATGAAGTGGTTTCCAAATTGTTGCTCCTCCCCAAGCAGAGTTTAATCCTCCCCATGAGTAAGGCTACACAGGCTGAGCTGAGTGTTTACGGTCATGCAGCTGTGCAGATCCTCACACAGTCTAAAGCAAACTCGTCCCTGGACCGCAGTATCTTTCTCTCCCAGGCACACCTTCATGGTCTAGGGACCCTGTTCCTGTCCTGTTCCAGTCCCACACTGGAGGCCTTCTTATTACAGACTCTGTCTGATGAGCCAGGCAGTGCCAAACTTATCACCACAGATGTTCTGCTGCATTGTTTTCAGTATCCTTCCCACAACACTCTGGCAATCGGCTCTCTGTTACTACAGAACTGCTCCACCCATCTTCTTTGTTTTGAGATGTGGTGTCTAGAACCTTCAAACATGGAGAAGCTTTTAGACAACATGGAAACTTTCCTTCCGCTCATCGTAGTCTACCTGCAGATGGCAAGTAAAGAGGATCCAGCCAGACCCAAAGATG tgcaaaaGCAGGTTTTAAAAGCCTTGAACGAAGGTTTGCTCTTGAATTTGTCCAAATGTGTTCTGGGAAACATGACTGAGAACTCAAGACCCCAACAGACTGAAGCATTATCTAGTCTGATCAAACTCTCTGCAAACACCGACGACATCAGGAAGCTGATTAATAATCTGCTGAGTGCTCTTCAAAATGTGGAGAGCTTTGAAAG GTGGAAATTAATTGATGTTATTTCTGAGAAACTGGCTGATTttccagaagaaaaagaaacatggaGAAAGTCTGTGATTACTGCTGCCATCAAGTGTCTCACTGCCAGTTACAGCAACTATAAAGATCAAGCTACTTCCCCtgaacaggagaggactgtttCGGAAAGACTGTGTCAACACTTT TCGTCATCTGAAGACATCGCTGCATCTGAATGGAACAGTTTTGTCAAGAATGGCCTGAA ATACCGCTTCAAAGATCACCATTTCCTGAATACATTGAGAAGCCTGTTGGAAGTGATTTATACAGACAGCAAAGATCAAAAAGATCTGATCTCATTGTCAACCATTCATATGATGACCAGCACCCATTCTCTGTTTCTACCTACAATGTTGGACTCTGGTGAAGAGCCCACGAGTAAGGCTAAAG AGGCTTTGGTGTCTTTACTTCTCTGTTTGGTAAGGAAATGTCCAGCAGTATGCAACAACAATCATTTTGTTGTACTTATGGGAGCATACGGAGTAACACTGAGTACTTTAG ATCAAAAATTATTGCTCCTCCTTCAAGATTATGAAAAGAACAATGTCAGTCTGCTGAAATTTCA AGCCTTCTTGTGGGGCCCAGCAGCTGTGGAACATCAcaaaaccaggaaaaggctGGGAGCTTCTCTTTGGAAGCAGGTCGGCTCAGATGATATGTTGGCCCTGCTCAATCCTGACAGGATGCTGCAGACCGTGACGCACTTTCCCCAGCGACGCAAAATGATGACCCAG GAAGATAAAGAGCTCCTCCACACTAACAGTGCCGTGAAGGATCTTGGGAATTTGTATGATCCCTGTTTTCTTTTGCCTCTCTTCAGTGCCATACTGAGACCAG AGTGTGTGATCGACTGCCTGAAGTTTGTATCCTGCCACGCTATGGGAGTGACAGTGATGGCTCTGAGTAGCTACGACCCAAAAGTGAGGGCGGCAGCCTATCATGTGCTGAGCTGCTTCTACCAACACTTGGAAGGTTCTCAGTTCAGGGAAAAGAGACAG CTGCTGTACCTGATGGATACAATGAAGAATGGAATTCGACAGACAAATCAAAGACTTCCATTTGTTTTGACCACTTATGTCGCCAAAGTAGCTCAACAGATGCTGAAACCTG AGGACCACATGTATGTGGTGTTAAACAGGTTCTTGCTGTCTCATCAGAGTTTGGACTTCAGAAGAGTCCCTGAGTTCTTCAAGCTTTTCTATGGCTTTGACCTGGAG cACAAAATGGAGCGTGAATGGATCCTACATGTGCTGGAGGAAGGGATGAGTGATGGGCAGTGCTTTGACCTGTGTGACAAACAGGGCATCTTTCAGATCCTGTTGGGCTTCAGTAGTAGCCCCTTGTGTGACGAACACTGCCAG GCCCAGATTATGAAGGTCTTATTGCGGGCTGCTCATGTCACCAGAGCAGCTCATAACCTGACGAAGAGCTGTGGGCTACTAACATGGATCATACAAATGGCTGAAAGGAA TACTGtggaccagcagctgctcagtgtCATCATAGATCTGCTTCATGCGCTGTGGTTTACGATCCTCGGACAGAATGAGAAGCAGATGACGGCCGCAGAGAAACGCCAAAGCTCAGTGAAGTGTCTCCCACTACCTCTGATTaatgacttcctgtgtgtggCCTTGACCATCAGCAGACATCTCAG GTTGAGGGTGAGGCCTGGACagctctgtctgtttctgcagaCACTTTGCTCTGTGTTGAAATATGGAAGGACAGCGTTCAGTCTCAACACAGAAGCTGGGCGCTTCACCTTACCCCCACAGCCTCTCTCCTGCTCACAAGTGCTTTCTCTTCTACATTGCTGGGCTTCCCTGGCCCACGACACGGTGCTACTTACCCAATTACACGAGCTGTCTGAAAAGCACAAACTGAATAAACTGTTTG GTAAGGATAAGATTCAAGCCAAATCCCACCTTTCCAAGGCCCGATCACCAAGACAGAGCttggcagaagattctgaaatTGAGAAACAAGAATCGAGCCCCCTGATGGAGTGTAAATCATACCTCTGTAGCATCTTTGTTCATTGGGAGCCTCTGATTCCCGTCTCTGAGCCTCAGTTGGTCAACAGCCCACAGGGATTAGCTCCCAGTCCTTTAGCCAATGACACTGCACAACTGCTCTCCAAGTGGTGCCTTAGgtgcttggtggaggaaccatATGATGAAAATAGAACAAAAGAATTTTTATTTTGGGCCAAGAAAATCGTGCTGGAAGACAAGGAAATTATGAATTCCTTGTTAGATGATTCTGGCTGGAGAGCCAATCTTCTTCGACTCCATCACCACACCGACGTTTATTGCCATAGCAGCGTCCCATCAAGAGTGGAAACCTTGCAGATATTTACTGACATCATGATTTGCTTACTAGAGGCCAAAGGCAACCTTCCAGTGTTGCATCATGCAGTCGTGTCTGCCTGCCTTTCAAAATCCAAACAGGACCAATCCAGATACG AAGCAGGGCTGTTTCTGTTCTCACTTTACATCAGTGAGATGTGGAGTGGAGCCACATCAGCACAGATGTTTCTATCTCATGCTAGTTTGGTGGCCAGAaccaaatgtaaaataaagaaaacatcccAGTCAGCAGTGACTCAAATAGCCATCAAAGCCGtttgtgatgacatcatcaccagcacAAGTTAG